DNA sequence from the Parafrankia discariae genome:
GCCAGTACCAGCCGACCTACACCACCAGCGACATCGCCTTCGGTGTCAACAACGGCGGTAAGCGCTCCATCGACGTCACCTACCTCAAGGCCGCGGAGGCCACCGGTCGGGTCCGCGTCGCGACGCTGCACGTCGTCCGCGACATCGCGCTCGACGCGAACAAGAAGTGGGTACTGACGGTCGACCGCATCAACACCGGCGGCGTCGTCCAGGAGACGAAGACCATCGTCGCGGACGCGGTGTTCCTCAACGCGGGCTCCGCCGGCACGACCCGCCTGCTGGTGAAGTCCAAGGCGAAGGGGCTGATCCCCAACCTGCCGGACGCCGTCGGCACCCAGTGGGGGAACAACGGCGACCGCATCTACCTGTGGAACGGCATGAACGGCGACATCGGGACCCAGCAGGGTGGTCCCGCCTGCGTGGGCGGCCGCGACACCACCAGCTCGATCCCGCTGACCATCATCCACGCGGGCTCCCCCATTCCGAGCACCGCCGGCAAGCTGATGACGGTCGTCGGCTTCGGGATCGTGAACCCCGCCGGTACCTGGGCCTACGACTCGGCGAAGGACGACGCCGTGCTGACCTGGCCGTCCAGCGGTGACGCCGCGCTGCAGGCGCTGATCGCCGCGCGCATGCAGAAGATCGCCCAGGTGGGCGGCGGCATCATGATCGACACGAACGCCCAGGCGAACTCGACGTGGCACGCCCTGGGCGGCGTGCCCATGGGGTCCGCGGTCGACCTCTACGGCCGGGTCATCGGCCAGAAGGGCCTCTACGTGCTCGATGGCTCCCGGATCCCGGGCTCCACCGGCGCCTGCAACCCGTCCATGACGATCGCGGCCCTCGCCGAGCACAGCATGTCCAAAATCGTTCTCCAGGACGTCGGACGCGTCTTCTAGGTTCCCGCTCCCGGCACGCCCGGGGTACCGATCCCGTGACCTGCGGGATCGGTACCCACCGGCCCGCGGAGGCGGAGCCGGCGCCCGCGCTGCCCGCCTACCACAACGACCTGATCGTGCTGGCGTAGGTTCAGGCTTCTCACCAGCATCTTTTGACAATCGGGCGGACAACGGGTCCATACCCGCGCTGCACACGCACGGCTGGGCCCCTGCGACCGCACGACGCAGCAGCGGCTCCCGTGGACCATGCCGACGCGTATATCGATCCGGAGTACTTCCACGAGCTGTTCTGCGCCGATGTCGACGCGGGGCAGGCGGCGATCATGGCCTCGAGCCAGCGCGGCTTCGCCGCGTCGTGCCTGTCGACGCCGTCGGGGTGGCGCACGATTCCGAGCTGGTATCTCGTGGCGGCGAACGACGCAACGATCCCACCGGAGGCCGAGCGGGTGACGGCGGCGCGCGCCGGCGCGCGCACGATCGAGGTGGCCAGCTCCCACGTAGCCATGGTCAGCCACCCGGCGGAGACGGCCGACCTGATCATCGCCGCCGCCAGCTGACGATCACCGAGCCCGGCCCACCGGCGGTC
Encoded proteins:
- a CDS encoding GMC oxidoreductase — translated: MPENTPDTVESTPGLNRRHLIGTAAIGAAAIGGFTAGPGAVRARAATPVPATVQRERAVVIGSGFGGGVTALRLAQVGVSTLVLERGLRWPTGPNATTFCRFANIDNRSAWLTDHATVGGVVKTWEPYTGVIESIPGNGITVNCGAAVGGGSLMYHGMTLKPSKANFAASIPVAANLYDELNLWAYPLVASMLGVSTIPADILNSDPYKSSRVFRDVAPGAGLEPFQVPLPIDWQYVRGELNGQYQPTYTTSDIAFGVNNGGKRSIDVTYLKAAEATGRVRVATLHVVRDIALDANKKWVLTVDRINTGGVVQETKTIVADAVFLNAGSAGTTRLLVKSKAKGLIPNLPDAVGTQWGNNGDRIYLWNGMNGDIGTQQGGPACVGGRDTTSSIPLTIIHAGSPIPSTAGKLMTVVGFGIVNPAGTWAYDSAKDDAVLTWPSSGDAALQALIAARMQKIAQVGGGIMIDTNAQANSTWHALGGVPMGSAVDLYGRVIGQKGLYVLDGSRIPGSTGACNPSMTIAALAEHSMSKIVLQDVGRVF
- a CDS encoding alpha/beta hydrolase → MTIGRTTGPYPRCTRTAGPLRPHDAAAAPVDHADAYIDPEYFHELFCADVDAGQAAIMASSQRGFAASCLSTPSGWRTIPSWYLVAANDATIPPEAERVTAARAGARTIEVASSHVAMVSHPAETADLIIAAAS